A portion of the Lysinibacillus timonensis genome contains these proteins:
- the folB gene encoding dihydroneopterin aldolase — translation MDYIHLRDMQFFGYHGVLREENVLGQRFRVSVSLALNTKKAGETDHLNDTVSYVGVHDICKDIVEGRPYKLIEAVAESIASRIQLEYAGQVQGVKVEVIKPDPPIPGHYKEVSVEIVRGHFYE, via the coding sequence ATGGACTATATACATTTACGAGATATGCAATTCTTTGGTTATCATGGTGTTTTAAGAGAAGAAAATGTATTAGGGCAACGTTTCCGCGTCTCGGTCTCGCTTGCTTTAAATACAAAGAAAGCAGGCGAAACAGATCATTTAAATGATACGGTTAGTTATGTAGGTGTGCACGACATCTGTAAGGATATTGTGGAGGGTAGACCTTATAAATTAATAGAAGCTGTAGCAGAGTCTATTGCTTCTAGAATACAATTAGAATATGCTGGACAAGTTCAAGGGGTAAAAGTTGAAGTAATAAAGCCGGATCCCCCTATTCCAGGCCATTATAAAGAAGTTTCTGTCGAGATAGTTAGAGGACATTTTTATGAATGA
- the folK gene encoding 2-amino-4-hydroxy-6-hydroxymethyldihydropteridine diphosphokinase, which produces MNDVYLSIGTNIGNREQNLKHALNLLNDKTGLSIIKISSIYETAPVGFLNQPSFLNIAVYLQTQFSAQEMLILCQSVENELGRVRKERWGPRIIDLDILLFNNDNIEVENLTIPHPRMFERAFVLVPLMEIAQVPLTNQLQEAQKNFEMLDLQQEGIIKWKSTNNVQEFLQFEAQ; this is translated from the coding sequence ATGAATGATGTCTATTTATCTATAGGAACTAATATTGGCAACCGAGAGCAAAATTTAAAACATGCATTAAACCTACTCAACGATAAAACCGGTTTGAGCATAATAAAGATCTCTTCAATCTATGAAACAGCTCCTGTGGGATTTTTAAACCAACCTTCATTTTTAAATATCGCAGTATATTTGCAAACTCAATTTAGTGCTCAGGAAATGTTAATATTATGCCAATCAGTTGAGAATGAATTAGGTCGAGTTCGTAAAGAACGATGGGGTCCTCGGATTATAGACCTTGACATATTGTTATTTAATAACGACAATATTGAAGTTGAGAATTTAACTATTCCACATCCTAGAATGTTTGAACGTGCCTTTGTGCTCGTTCCTTTAATGGAGATTGCACAAGTACCTTTAACAAATCAGCTACAAGAGGCTCAAAAGAATTTTGAGATGTTGGATTTGCAACAAGAAGGTATTATTAAGTGGAAGTCCACGAATAATGTTCAGGAGTTTTTACAATTCGAAGCGCAGTAA
- a CDS encoding DinB family protein — protein sequence MYRNVNDFISEWRNNSNGTISIFEAVSEEKKGFEIVEGHNSLEWISWHLTNSPAYFIGQIGLELEVKLNPTQVPPSMTEITNAYKAVSENIIKVVKEKLNNEALLNEVDSHGQPTPIGALLRAMVDHQTHHRAQMQVLLRQAGLPVPGVMGPTKEALSSK from the coding sequence ATGTATCGTAATGTAAATGATTTTATCTCAGAATGGCGAAATAATAGTAATGGAACAATCTCGATTTTCGAGGCAGTTTCTGAAGAAAAGAAAGGGTTTGAAATTGTAGAAGGTCACAATTCACTCGAATGGATCAGCTGGCATTTAACAAACTCACCAGCTTATTTTATTGGACAAATCGGTCTTGAACTTGAAGTTAAACTAAACCCTACTCAAGTACCACCTTCAATGACTGAGATTACAAATGCTTATAAAGCTGTAAGCGAAAATATAATCAAAGTAGTAAAAGAAAAATTAAATAATGAAGCCTTATTAAATGAAGTAGATAGTCATGGACAACCGACTCCTATTGGTGCACTTTTACGCGCAATGGTCGATCACCAAACACATCATCGCGCACAAATGCAAGTGTTATTAAGACAGGCCGGGCTCCCTGTACCTGGTGTTATGGGCCCAACAAAAGAAGCCCTTTCTTCTAAATAA
- a CDS encoding aminotransferase class IV: protein MNLWIDGKYVDKEDERKISVFDHGFLYGLNCSESFRSYNGKVLLFPDHFHRLISNLAQLRIKFPYTKSEIIEVVAKLTERANGEDGAFRLIVSAGVYQNKLHYQTQYNNPIVIIYRDSLSKRGSGLERSAKWLKTPFHSQYQLNNYLGRLEIVNIDQCEGFFITQRGYVACGVTSTIFWVKDGTLFTPSLQIGIEDGVIRQWVIRTAEKFNLRVIENFFTKQEVEEAYECFIVNDVDEIVPISNIGNIKFLGEDGPVYQQLHQAYINEIIMLIEEVY, encoded by the coding sequence ATGAATCTTTGGATAGATGGAAAGTATGTAGACAAAGAGGATGAGCGAAAAATTTCAGTATTTGATCACGGCTTTTTGTACGGATTAAATTGTTCTGAATCGTTTCGGTCCTATAATGGAAAAGTTCTATTATTCCCCGATCACTTTCATCGCCTTATTAGTAATTTAGCTCAACTACGTATTAAATTCCCTTATACTAAAAGTGAAATCATTGAAGTTGTAGCAAAGTTAACAGAGCGTGCAAATGGAGAAGATGGGGCATTTCGGTTAATTGTTTCTGCCGGTGTCTATCAAAACAAATTACATTATCAAACTCAATATAATAATCCTATTGTTATCATTTACCGGGACTCGCTTTCAAAAAGAGGTAGTGGATTAGAAAGATCAGCAAAATGGTTAAAAACTCCTTTTCATTCTCAATACCAACTAAATAATTATCTAGGAAGGCTTGAAATCGTTAATATAGACCAATGTGAAGGCTTTTTTATCACGCAAAGAGGCTATGTGGCGTGTGGGGTCACTTCAACGATTTTTTGGGTAAAAGATGGTACACTATTTACTCCTTCACTACAAATTGGTATTGAGGACGGAGTAATAAGGCAATGGGTTATTCGAACCGCAGAAAAGTTTAATCTTAGAGTTATTGAAAATTTTTTCACAAAACAAGAAGTTGAAGAGGCCTATGAATGCTTTATCGTAAACGATGTCGATGAAATAGTCCCTATATCCAATATAGGAAATATAAAATTTTTAGGTGAGGATGGGCCAGTTTACCAGCAACTACATCAAGCGTACATAAATGAAATAATAATGCTAATAGAAGAGGTGTACTAA
- a CDS encoding peptidyl-prolyl cis-trans isomerase: MKSRNNNLKQEIHHRTTSSLTNNTPLSKRRLKTKPVLMLITILFLGNILWFSLWLLNLNGGNGGDETVATVDGETITRQEWISAMENLYGKETLQSIVNEKVMEKAAEKYDIKVSEEEINLELSLIRSAQDGTTQSLELLKEQDLRQRIKEQLIFEKVLTKDILIEETKISEYYEKNGNLFNIPTTYRTSIIVVKTLEEAETVKQELKNGSEFAALAREKSTDIVSASLGGTIGYITSTQTNIDPAILGVVQALNKGEMSEPFTLKDGQYAIVHVSEINESKSFTYEEVKDYIKRELALDQLPSTVTPESFWSEFNARSFFE; encoded by the coding sequence ATGAAATCAAGGAACAATAATTTAAAACAAGAGATACATCATAGAACTACATCATCATTAACTAACAATACCCCCCTATCCAAACGCCGATTAAAAACAAAACCTGTATTAATGCTAATTACAATATTATTTCTTGGAAATATACTATGGTTTTCCTTATGGTTGCTAAACTTAAATGGAGGAAATGGTGGCGACGAAACAGTCGCTACCGTTGATGGTGAGACAATTACACGCCAAGAATGGATTTCCGCTATGGAAAACCTTTATGGTAAAGAGACACTTCAATCCATAGTAAATGAAAAGGTAATGGAAAAAGCTGCAGAAAAGTACGATATAAAAGTTTCAGAGGAAGAAATCAATTTAGAACTATCGCTGATTCGGTCAGCGCAGGATGGAACAACCCAATCATTAGAATTACTCAAGGAGCAAGATCTCCGTCAAAGGATTAAGGAGCAGCTTATTTTTGAGAAAGTGTTAACAAAGGATATTCTTATTGAAGAGACTAAAATATCAGAGTACTACGAAAAAAACGGTAATTTATTTAATATACCAACAACTTACCGGACAAGCATTATTGTGGTCAAAACCCTAGAAGAAGCAGAAACCGTAAAACAAGAGTTGAAGAATGGGTCGGAGTTTGCGGCATTAGCAAGAGAAAAATCTACAGATATAGTCTCTGCTAGTTTAGGTGGAACAATAGGGTATATTACATCAACCCAAACAAATATCGATCCAGCAATTTTAGGAGTAGTCCAAGCTTTGAACAAAGGTGAAATGAGCGAACCATTTACATTAAAGGATGGACAGTATGCAATTGTACATGTCAGTGAGATAAATGAAAGTAAATCTTTTACATACGAAGAGGTTAAAGATTATATAAAAAGAGAATTAGCTCTAGATCAATTACCATCAACTGTCACACCAGAATCATTTTGGAGCGAATTTAACGCCCGTTCTTTTTTTGAGTAA
- the folP gene encoding dihydropteroate synthase, translated as MLSKYPKPLILNNIELDFRKETVVMGILNVTPDSFSDGGRYNSIDSAIQHAMDMVEAGAKMIDVGGESTRPGYVQISDEEEIERVVPVIKALRREVSAIISIDTYKSKVARAAIEAGAHLINDIWGAKRDPQIANVAADLEVPIILMHNREDTPYTNYFHDYMSDLKESITIAHNAGVPDQHIILDPGIGFVKNLQQSLETMQRLDELVELGYPVLLATSRKRMIGTILNLPIDERVEGTAAACAFGVIKGCHIVRVHDVKEVARTVKMIDALVGKLKVQDELPEKH; from the coding sequence ATGCTTTCAAAATATCCAAAACCACTTATTCTCAATAATATTGAACTTGATTTTAGAAAAGAAACAGTCGTGATGGGCATCTTAAATGTAACGCCTGATTCATTTTCAGATGGAGGTAGGTATAATTCTATTGATTCTGCTATTCAGCATGCAATGGACATGGTAGAAGCAGGTGCAAAGATGATTGATGTAGGGGGAGAGTCAACAAGGCCGGGGTATGTGCAAATTTCTGATGAAGAAGAAATTGAACGTGTCGTGCCTGTCATTAAAGCATTACGAAGAGAAGTATCAGCTATTATTTCAATAGATACATACAAATCTAAAGTTGCAAGGGCAGCAATTGAAGCAGGAGCACATTTAATTAATGACATTTGGGGTGCTAAAAGAGATCCCCAAATTGCAAATGTTGCTGCAGATTTAGAAGTTCCAATTATTCTAATGCATAACCGTGAAGACACACCATATACAAATTACTTTCATGATTATATGAGTGATCTAAAAGAGAGTATTACAATAGCACATAATGCTGGCGTACCAGATCAACATATTATTTTAGATCCAGGAATCGGTTTTGTAAAAAATCTCCAACAAAGTTTAGAAACAATGCAAAGGCTGGACGAGTTAGTAGAGTTAGGATATCCAGTTTTATTAGCAACATCACGCAAACGTATGATTGGTACAATACTAAATTTACCTATTGATGAAAGAGTAGAGGGAACAGCTGCTGCTTGCGCATTTGGTGTAATAAAAGGATGTCATATTGTTCGTGTTCATGATGTAAAGGAAGTAGCGCGTACAGTTAAAATGATTGATGCGTTAGTAGGGAAGTTAAAGGTTCAAGATGAATTACCTGAAAAACATTAG
- the dusB gene encoding tRNA dihydrouridine synthase DusB yields the protein MNTQGKPFQIGDIVMDNRVVLAPMAGVCNSAFRLTVKEFGAGLVYAEMISDKGLVQRNKKTLDMLYIDEREYPLSLQIFGGEKETLVEAAKFVDQNTNASIIDINMGCPVNKIIKCEAGAKWLLDPNKIYEMVSAVVDAVKKPVSVKMRIGWDEEHVFAIENAQAAERAGASAVAMHGRTRVQMYEGKANWDILKEVKKNINIPFIGNGDVETPQDAKQMIDEVGADAVMIGRAALGDPWMIYRTVHYLETGELKPEPSVREKMDVCLLHFERLMQLKGEKVAVREFRKHASWYLKGIRGNGKVRNVINQIETALELRTLLNGVAEQLGEEITTAEVI from the coding sequence ATGAATACACAAGGAAAACCGTTTCAAATTGGCGATATCGTCATGGATAACCGTGTTGTATTAGCACCAATGGCCGGAGTTTGTAATTCAGCATTTCGTTTAACTGTAAAGGAATTCGGGGCCGGTTTAGTATATGCCGAGATGATTAGCGATAAAGGTCTAGTACAACGTAATAAAAAAACGTTAGATATGCTATATATAGATGAGCGTGAATATCCACTTTCGTTACAAATCTTTGGTGGAGAAAAAGAAACTTTAGTAGAAGCGGCAAAGTTTGTAGACCAAAATACGAATGCGAGTATTATCGACATTAATATGGGTTGCCCTGTTAATAAAATTATTAAATGTGAAGCAGGAGCGAAATGGCTACTCGACCCAAATAAAATCTATGAGATGGTTTCAGCAGTAGTTGATGCAGTAAAAAAACCAGTAAGTGTGAAAATGCGTATAGGTTGGGACGAAGAACACGTATTTGCTATAGAAAATGCACAAGCAGCAGAACGTGCTGGTGCTTCAGCAGTTGCTATGCATGGTCGTACCCGTGTACAAATGTATGAAGGAAAAGCGAACTGGGATATTTTAAAAGAAGTGAAGAAGAATATTAACATTCCATTTATCGGAAATGGGGATGTAGAAACTCCGCAAGATGCGAAACAAATGATTGATGAAGTGGGTGCTGATGCTGTAATGATTGGCCGAGCAGCACTAGGTGACCCATGGATGATTTATCGTACAGTACATTATTTAGAAACAGGGGAGCTGAAACCAGAACCATCTGTGCGTGAAAAGATGGACGTATGTTTATTACACTTTGAACGTTTAATGCAATTAAAAGGCGAAAAGGTTGCTGTTCGTGAGTTTCGTAAGCATGCTTCATGGTACTTAAAAGGTATTCGAGGAAATGGGAAAGTTCGTAATGTCATTAACCAAATAGAAACGGCTCTTGAATTACGTACGTTATTAAATGGCGTTGCTGAGCAATTGGGTGAAGAAATAACAACTGCAGAGGTAATTTAA
- a CDS encoding type III pantothenate kinase — MILVLDAGNSTIDIGLYRKEQLLYHWRMETNPHKTEDEYAMQLKLFFLHEDIKFEAIEGVIISSVVPPIMYSLEEMCRKYFKVNPLVVGPGIKTGLNIKYENPRQIGSDRIVSAVAAISEYGGKPLIVVDFGTAITYCYIDEKSNYIGGAIAPGITISVEALFTEASKLPRIEIMKPSNVIGKNTVAAIQSGIFYGFLGQVEGIVSRMKELSKEEPFVIATGGFANLFGYESKIIDVVDPLLTLKGLYIIYKRNL, encoded by the coding sequence ATGATTCTAGTGTTAGATGCTGGGAATTCAACGATTGATATTGGTTTATATAGGAAAGAACAACTCTTATATCACTGGCGTATGGAGACTAATCCTCATAAAACAGAAGATGAATACGCAATGCAGTTGAAGTTATTTTTTTTGCATGAAGACATAAAATTTGAGGCAATCGAAGGCGTGATTATTTCCTCAGTTGTACCACCTATTATGTATTCTTTAGAGGAGATGTGCCGAAAATACTTTAAGGTAAATCCATTAGTAGTTGGTCCTGGTATCAAAACTGGGTTAAATATTAAATATGAAAACCCAAGGCAAATAGGATCTGATCGAATTGTTAGTGCAGTAGCTGCAATATCAGAATACGGTGGTAAACCACTAATCGTAGTCGATTTTGGTACTGCAATAACCTATTGTTACATCGATGAAAAAAGTAACTATATCGGAGGAGCTATTGCGCCGGGAATAACCATTTCAGTTGAAGCATTATTTACAGAAGCATCAAAATTGCCGCGTATCGAAATAATGAAACCTTCAAATGTTATAGGTAAGAATACAGTAGCTGCAATACAATCTGGTATATTCTATGGATTTTTAGGACAAGTAGAAGGAATTGTCAGCCGTATGAAAGAGTTGAGTAAAGAAGAACCATTTGTAATAGCAACAGGTGGGTTCGCAAATTTATTTGGATATGAATCTAAAATCATTGATGTTGTAGACCCGTTATTGACATTAAAAGGTCTTTACATCATTTATAAAAGAAATCTATAG
- the ftsH gene encoding ATP-dependent zinc metalloprotease FtsH, whose product MNRIFRYTIFYLLIFLVIIGIFGTFNGGRAPSDELSYHEFLNALETGKITEATIQPDNGVYVVQGKLAGYEEGKTFTVNFPMDNQGIQDKINDARENNPKIEWLQAPETSGWVQFFTGIIPFIIIIILFFFLLSQSQGGGNKVMNFGKSKAKLYDSEKKKVRFNDVAGADEEKAELVEVVDFLKDHRKFTEMGARIPKGILLVGPPGTGKTLLARAVAGEAGVPFFSISGSDFVEMFVGVGASRVRDLFENAKKNAPCIIFIDEIDAVGRQRGAGLGGGHDEREQTLNQLLVEMDGFGVNEGIIIIAATNRPDILDPALLRPGRFDRQITVGRPDVKGREAILKVHARNKPLRDDVDLKAIASRTPGFSGADLENLLNEAALVATRRNKKKIDMSDIDEATDRVIAGPAKSSRVISEKERKIVAFHEAGHVVVGLTLDQAEKVHKVTIVPRGQAGGYAVMLPKEDRYFMTKPELLDKIAGLLGGRVAEDITFGEVSTGAHNDFQRATSIARSMVTEYGMSDKLGPMQFGSSQGGNVFLGRDFNSEQNYSDSIAYEIDKEMQSIIVDQYERTKQILTEKRDLLTLIAETLLEVETLDAQQIEHLRDHGKLPERVDYSKAEESEEAKAESESQVTEALESSSSSTVVETTGSAKLENEIVGRNADPTTSDLPRENRTTDTGNKGIHDDTNK is encoded by the coding sequence ATGAATCGAATATTTCGATACACCATATTTTATTTACTAATTTTTCTCGTAATAATCGGTATTTTTGGAACTTTTAATGGAGGAAGAGCTCCATCAGATGAGTTATCCTATCATGAGTTTTTGAATGCGTTAGAAACGGGTAAAATTACGGAAGCAACAATCCAACCGGATAATGGTGTTTATGTAGTTCAAGGAAAGCTTGCAGGTTATGAAGAAGGAAAAACATTTACTGTTAACTTCCCAATGGATAACCAAGGAATACAAGATAAGATTAATGATGCGAGAGAAAACAATCCGAAAATTGAGTGGCTACAAGCCCCTGAAACAAGTGGCTGGGTCCAATTCTTTACAGGGATTATACCTTTCATCATTATAATCATTTTATTCTTCTTCCTATTGAGTCAATCTCAAGGCGGCGGAAATAAAGTGATGAATTTTGGTAAAAGTAAAGCTAAATTATATGATTCAGAAAAGAAAAAAGTACGATTCAATGACGTAGCAGGTGCAGATGAAGAAAAAGCTGAACTTGTAGAAGTTGTTGATTTCTTAAAAGACCATCGTAAATTTACTGAGATGGGAGCTCGTATTCCAAAAGGTATTTTACTAGTCGGTCCCCCAGGGACAGGTAAAACTTTACTTGCACGTGCAGTTGCAGGTGAAGCTGGTGTTCCGTTCTTCTCAATTTCAGGTTCTGACTTCGTAGAAATGTTCGTCGGTGTCGGTGCTAGTCGTGTACGTGATTTATTCGAAAATGCAAAGAAGAATGCTCCATGTATTATCTTTATCGATGAGATTGATGCAGTAGGTCGTCAACGTGGTGCAGGACTAGGTGGCGGTCACGATGAACGTGAACAAACACTTAACCAGTTACTTGTAGAAATGGATGGTTTCGGTGTTAATGAAGGAATTATCATTATTGCTGCGACTAACCGTCCAGACATTTTAGACCCAGCATTACTACGACCAGGTCGTTTTGATCGTCAAATTACAGTAGGCCGTCCGGATGTTAAGGGCCGTGAAGCTATTCTTAAAGTACATGCACGTAATAAGCCATTACGAGACGATGTAGATTTGAAAGCGATTGCTTCTCGTACACCAGGATTTTCAGGTGCTGACTTAGAAAATTTATTAAACGAGGCTGCCTTAGTTGCAACGCGTCGAAATAAAAAGAAAATTGATATGTCTGATATTGATGAAGCAACAGACCGCGTAATTGCAGGTCCTGCTAAGTCAAGTAGAGTTATTTCAGAAAAAGAACGTAAAATTGTTGCATTCCATGAGGCTGGTCACGTTGTTGTTGGTTTAACACTTGATCAAGCTGAAAAAGTACACAAAGTAACAATTGTTCCTCGTGGTCAAGCGGGTGGTTATGCAGTTATGTTACCTAAAGAGGATCGTTATTTTATGACAAAACCTGAACTATTAGATAAAATTGCAGGTTTACTTGGTGGGCGAGTGGCTGAGGATATTACTTTTGGCGAAGTATCAACAGGTGCACATAATGACTTCCAAAGAGCTACAAGCATTGCCCGTTCAATGGTAACTGAGTATGGTATGAGTGATAAACTAGGACCAATGCAGTTCGGAAGTAGCCAAGGTGGTAACGTATTTTTAGGTAGAGACTTTAACTCTGAACAAAACTATTCAGATTCAATTGCTTATGAAATTGACAAAGAAATGCAATCAATTATTGTCGATCAATATGAGCGTACTAAGCAAATTCTCACAGAAAAACGTGATCTATTAACATTGATTGCAGAAACGTTACTAGAAGTTGAAACGTTAGATGCTCAGCAAATTGAACACTTAAGAGATCATGGTAAACTACCTGAGCGTGTCGACTATTCGAAAGCTGAAGAATCAGAAGAGGCGAAAGCTGAATCCGAATCACAAGTGACTGAAGCTTTAGAATCTAGTTCCAGCTCTACTGTAGTAGAAACAACTGGTTCTGCTAAGTTGGAAAATGAAATTGTTGGCCGTAATGCAGATCCAACAACATCAGATTTGCCAAGGGAAAATAGAACAACAGATACAGGTAATAAAGGTATTCACGACGATACGAATAAATAA
- the hpt gene encoding hypoxanthine phosphoribosyltransferase has protein sequence MIQQDIEKVLISEEQIQERIKEIGAQLTEQYKDQFPLAIGVLKGATPFMTDLMKRFDSYIEIDFMDVSSYGNATVSSGEVKILKDLNTSVEGRDVIIIEDIIDSGLTLSYLVDLFKYRKAKSINIVTLLDKPSGRKVDLKANIVGFEVPDGFVVGYGLDYAEKYRNLPYIGILKREVYSF, from the coding sequence ATGATTCAGCAAGACATAGAAAAGGTACTAATTTCAGAGGAACAGATTCAAGAAAGAATTAAAGAAATTGGTGCACAATTGACAGAACAATACAAAGATCAATTTCCACTAGCAATCGGCGTATTAAAAGGTGCTACACCTTTTATGACAGATTTAATGAAACGATTTGATTCATATATAGAAATTGACTTCATGGATGTTTCTAGTTATGGTAATGCAACAGTTTCTTCTGGGGAAGTTAAAATTTTGAAAGATTTAAATACAAGTGTAGAGGGTCGAGATGTCATTATTATCGAAGACATTATCGATAGTGGTTTAACGTTAAGCTATTTAGTAGATTTGTTCAAATATCGTAAAGCGAAATCGATTAATATCGTCACGCTTTTAGATAAACCATCAGGTCGCAAGGTAGATTTGAAAGCAAATATTGTTGGCTTTGAAGTACCAGATGGATTCGTAGTAGGTTATGGATTAGATTACGCAGAAAAGTATAGAAATCTTCCTTATATCGGTATATTAAAACGAGAAGTTTACTCATTTTAG
- the hslO gene encoding Hsp33 family molecular chaperone HslO, with product MSDYLVRALAFDGNVRAFAARTTETVGEAQRRHNTWPTATAALGRTITAGVIMGAMLKGEDKLTVKIEGNGPTGPIIVDSNAKGEVRGFVTNPQVHFDLNSVGKLDVRRAVGTEGAVTVVKDLGLRDMFSGQTPIVSGEIAEDFTYYFAVSEQVPSSVGLGVLVNPDNTVLASGGFIVQLLPGCDEETITKIEKHLSNIEPVSKMIEKGYTPEEILEAVLGGGNVKILDTLPVSFKCQCSKERFGAAIMSLGVGEIQEMIDEDGGAEAQCHFCLEKYNYDKAELKGFIDEIKEQ from the coding sequence GTGAGTGATTACTTAGTTAGAGCATTAGCATTTGATGGCAATGTGCGTGCATTTGCCGCTCGTACAACTGAAACTGTAGGAGAGGCACAAAGACGTCATAATACATGGCCAACTGCTACAGCTGCTCTTGGACGTACTATTACTGCAGGGGTTATTATGGGTGCTATGTTAAAAGGTGAAGACAAACTAACAGTAAAAATTGAAGGAAATGGTCCTACCGGTCCCATAATTGTTGATTCAAATGCAAAAGGTGAAGTGAGAGGTTTTGTAACAAATCCTCAAGTTCACTTTGATCTTAATAGTGTAGGGAAATTGGATGTTCGTCGTGCTGTGGGAACTGAAGGTGCAGTCACAGTTGTAAAAGATTTAGGATTACGTGACATGTTTTCTGGACAAACGCCGATTGTCTCAGGAGAAATTGCAGAAGATTTTACATATTATTTTGCAGTGTCTGAACAAGTACCATCTTCTGTAGGCTTAGGTGTTTTAGTAAACCCAGATAATACAGTATTAGCTTCAGGAGGCTTCATTGTACAGTTATTGCCTGGTTGCGATGAAGAAACAATCACTAAGATAGAAAAGCATCTATCTAATATCGAGCCAGTGTCAAAAATGATTGAAAAAGGTTATACGCCTGAAGAAATTTTAGAGGCAGTACTAGGTGGGGGTAATGTCAAAATATTAGACACATTACCGGTTTCATTCAAATGTCAATGTTCAAAGGAACGGTTTGGAGCAGCAATTATGAGTTTGGGTGTAGGGGAAATTCAAGAAATGATTGATGAAGACGGTGGAGCTGAAGCACAATGTCATTTCTGTCTTGAAAAATATAACTACGATAAAGCCGAATTAAAAGGTTTCATCGATGAAATCAAGGAACAATAA
- the cysK gene encoding cysteine synthase A, translated as MSKLANSITELVGQTPIVKLKHATTENEGTVYVKLEFFNPGSSVKDRIALAMIEAAERDGILKPGGTIIEPTSGNTGIGLAMIAAAKGYRAILVMPETMSLERRKLLRAYGAELVLTPGPEGMKGAISKAKELAEENGYFLPQQFENPANAEVHRLTTGPEIVKAFEDVKLDAFVAGIGTGGTITGAGQVLKEKYPEIEIIAVEPKDSPVLSEGRSGSHKIQGIGAGFVPSVLDTDVYTSIFTVDNDTAFEVARKTGREEGILVGISSGAAIHAAIETAKRLGKGSNVLAIVPSNGERYLSTALYQFED; from the coding sequence ATGAGCAAATTAGCGAATTCAATAACAGAATTAGTAGGTCAAACACCAATCGTTAAGCTTAAACATGCAACAACTGAAAATGAAGGTACAGTATATGTAAAATTGGAATTCTTCAACCCGGGTAGCTCTGTAAAAGATCGCATTGCACTTGCAATGATTGAAGCTGCTGAAAGAGATGGAATATTAAAACCAGGTGGTACAATTATTGAACCTACGTCTGGTAATACTGGTATTGGTCTTGCAATGATTGCTGCTGCAAAAGGTTACCGTGCTATTTTAGTAATGCCTGAAACAATGAGTTTAGAGCGCCGTAAATTATTACGTGCATATGGTGCAGAACTAGTATTAACACCAGGCCCTGAAGGTATGAAGGGTGCTATATCAAAAGCAAAAGAGTTAGCTGAAGAAAACGGATACTTCTTACCGCAACAATTTGAAAACCCAGCAAATGCTGAGGTACACAGATTAACAACTGGACCAGAAATCGTAAAAGCATTCGAAGATGTTAAGCTTGATGCTTTTGTTGCTGGTATTGGTACAGGTGGCACAATTACAGGTGCGGGCCAAGTATTAAAAGAAAAATATCCTGAAATTGAAATCATTGCAGTTGAACCAAAAGACTCTCCTGTATTATCAGAAGGTCGATCTGGTTCACATAAAATTCAAGGAATTGGAGCAGGTTTTGTACCTAGTGTTTTAGATACTGACGTTTATACATCCATTTTCACAGTAGATAATGACACTGCATTTGAAGTGGCTCGTAAAACTGGACGAGAAGAAGGTATCTTGGTAGGTATATCTTCAGGTGCAGCAATCCATGCAGCTATTGAAACTGCAAAACGCCTTGGCAAAGGTTCAAATGTATTAGCGATTGTGCCATCTAACGGGGAACGTTATTTATCAACAGCTTTATATCAATTTGAAGACTAA